One Ignavibacteria bacterium genomic region harbors:
- a CDS encoding BMC domain-containing protein, whose protein sequence is MQKNSIGLIELTSIAAGFLVADAMLKAAEVEIILSRTICSGKYMVLIGGDVAAVRASVDAGVLAGRGSIIDTFVIPNVHQNVFPAISGTSKVDLLEALGIIESFSVASLIEAADASVKSANVTLIEIRLAMALGGKAFLTMTGEVAA, encoded by the coding sequence ATGCAAAAAAACTCAATTGGTCTTATCGAACTCACAAGTATTGCTGCCGGATTTCTCGTTGCAGACGCAATGTTAAAAGCGGCGGAAGTAGAAATAATTTTATCGCGCACTATTTGTTCGGGAAAATATATGGTGCTGATTGGCGGAGACGTTGCAGCAGTGCGGGCAAGCGTTGATGCGGGAGTTCTTGCCGGACGCGGTTCGATTATTGATACGTTTGTGATTCCGAATGTTCATCAAAATGTTTTTCCCGCAATTTCCGGAACGAGTAAAGTAGATTTGCTCGAAGCATTGGGAATCATCGAATCGTTTTCCGTTGCATCACTCATTGAAGCCGCTGATGCATCAGTAAAATCTGCAAACGTTACACTGATAGAAATTCGTCTTGCTATGGCGTTGGGCGGAAAAGCATTTTTGACAATGACGGGAGAAGTTGCCGCCG